One Brassica napus cultivar Da-Ae chromosome A5, Da-Ae, whole genome shotgun sequence DNA window includes the following coding sequences:
- the LOC106451330 gene encoding transcription factor Pur-alpha 1 — protein MEGNSGGGAATVGGGGGGSDVELVSKTLQVEHKLFYFDLKENPRGRYLKISEKTSATRSTIIVPSSGISWFLDLFNYYVNSEEHELFSKELQLDSKVFYFDIGDNRRGRFLKVSEASVSRNRSTIIVPAGSSPDEGWAAFRNILAEIHEASGLFAMPNQKPSDAQEHLVGLSDDVGAGFIPGHGNQPASSSSELTVDRADLPSQDEAGLTGISKVIRADQKRFFFDLGNNNRGHFLRISEVAGSDRSSIILPLSGLRQFHEVIGHFVEITKDKIDGMTGANVRTIDPPHR, from the exons ATGGAAGGGAACTCTGGCGGAGGAGCGGCAACGGTAGGAGGAGGAGGGGGAGGGAGCGATGTGGAGTTGGTGAGCAAGACGTTGCAGGTGGAGCACAAGCTGTTCTATTTCGATCTCAAGGAGAATCCTCGCGGGAGGTACCTCAAGATATCTGAGAAGACGTCGGCGACAAGGTCAACCATCATCGTTCCTTCCTCCGGCATCTCCTGGTTCCTCGATCTCTTCAATTACTACGTCAATTCCGAGGAGCACGAGCTTTTCAGCAAAGAGTTGCAGCTTGATTCCAAG GTGTTTTACTTCGACATCGGTGATAACAGAAGGGGGAGGTTCTTGAAG GTGTCAGAAGCATCTGTTAGTAGAAACCGAAGCACCATTATTGTTCCCGCTGGAAGCTCCCCTGATGAAGGGTGGGCAGCTTTCAGGAACATATTGGCTGAGATCCATGAAGCATCTGGCCTTTTCGCGATGCCAAATCAG AAGCCTTCTGATGCACAGGAACATCTGGTTGGACTTTCTGATGATGTTGGAGCTGGATTTATACCTGGCCATGGTAACCAAccggcatcttcttcttcagagctTACTGTGGATCGAGCTGACTTGCCTAGCCAGGATGAAGCCGGACTAACGGGTATTTCTAAAGTAATCAGAGCTGACCAGAAACGGTTCTTCTTTGATCTTGGGAACAACAACAGGGGCCATTTCCTCAGGATCTCCGAG GTGGCGGGTTCTGACAGGTCATCGATCATTCTACCGTTATCGGGTTTAAGGCAGTTTCATGAAGTGATTGGTCACTTTGTGGAGATCACCAAAGATAAGATTGATGGGATGACAGGTGCAAATGTCAGGACTATTGATCCTCCTCATAGATGA
- the LOC106451331 gene encoding probable CCR4-associated factor 1 homolog 7, which produces MSLFLKDDSIQIREVWHDNLESEMALIRDIVDDFPFVAMDTEFPGIVCRPVGTFKTNTEYHYETLRTNVNLLKMIQLGLTFSDERGNLPTCGPDDSKYCIWQFNFREFDLSSDIFAHDSIELLRQSGIDFDKNKRNGVDSRRFAELLMSSGIVLNENVHWVTFHSGYDFGYLLKLLTCRDLPETQVGFFEMIRVYFPRVYDIKHLMKFCNSLHGGLNKLAELLEVERVGICHQAGSDSLLTSCTFRKLQENFFIGSMEKYSGVLYGLGVENGQSVH; this is translated from the coding sequence ATGTCGCTGTTTCTAAAAGACGACTCGATTCAAATCCGCGAGGTATGGCACGACAACCTCGAATCAGAAATGGCTCTGATCCGCGACATCGTCGACGACTTCCCTTTCGTCGCGATGGACACCGAGTTCCCCGGGATCGTCTGCAGACCTGTCGGAACTTTCAAAACCAACACCGAGTACCACTACGAGACCCTGAGAACGAACGTCAACTTGCTCAAGATGATCCAGCTCGGCCTCACGTTCTCCGACGAGAGAGGAAACCTCCCGACCTGCGGTCCCGACGACAGCAAGTACTGCATCTGGCAGTTCAACTTCCGCGAGTTCGACCTCTCCTCCGACATCTTCGCACACGACTCCATCGAGCTGCTCCGCCAGTCCGGGATCGATTTCGATAAGAATAAACGAAACGGCGTCGATTCGAGGCGATTCGCGGAGCTTCTGATGTCTTCGGGGATTGTGTTGAATGAGAATGTTCACTGGGTGACGTTCCACAGCGGGTACGACTTCGGTTACTTGTTGAAGCTGTTGACGTGTCGGGATCTGCCGGAGACTCAAGTGGGATTCTTTGAGATGATTAGAGTTTATTTCCCGAGGGTTTACGACATTAAGCACTTGATGAAGTTCTGTAATAGTCTCCACGGTGGTCTGAACAAGTTGGCGGAGCTGCTTGAGGTTGAGCGAGTTGGGATTTGTCACCAGGCGGGGTCCGATAGTTTGTTGACTTCGTGTACATTCAGGAAGCTGCAGGAGAATTTCTTCATTGGCTCCATGGAGAAGTACTCTGGTGTTTTGTATGGGTTAGGTGTTGAAAATGGTCAGAGTGTTCactga